One Longimicrobium sp. genomic region harbors:
- a CDS encoding amidohydrolase family protein → MIIDCHTHLNRYVESQPVSLAERYAQLHADMDANGVQHAVVLSSYTINADRPSTDELLALMEGDARVSVVAGVSVPHLGSDQVMHLRRLLETRRIVGLKLYPGYQPFHLYDRAVHPVYELAGDFDVPVMVHTGDTFNPKAKVRYTHPMEVDDVAVDFREVTFVLCHMGNPWFVDAMEVVYKNENVLGDISGLTLGTFEPRYERMVTGKIDEALAFINNPSKLMFGTDWPISDMGSYLAFAAKLETTDDEREGMMWRNAARVFRIPVQEQADG, encoded by the coding sequence TTGATCATCGACTGCCACACGCACCTCAACCGCTACGTCGAAAGCCAGCCGGTTTCGCTGGCCGAACGCTACGCGCAGCTCCACGCCGACATGGACGCCAACGGCGTGCAGCACGCGGTGGTGCTCTCATCGTACACCATCAACGCCGACCGGCCCAGCACCGACGAGCTGCTGGCGCTGATGGAGGGCGACGCGCGCGTGAGCGTGGTGGCCGGCGTGAGCGTGCCGCACCTGGGGAGCGACCAGGTGATGCACCTGCGCCGCCTGCTCGAAACGCGGCGCATCGTGGGGCTCAAGCTGTATCCCGGCTACCAGCCCTTTCACCTGTACGACCGCGCCGTGCACCCCGTGTACGAGCTGGCGGGCGACTTCGACGTGCCGGTGATGGTGCACACGGGCGACACCTTCAACCCCAAGGCCAAGGTCCGCTACACGCACCCCATGGAGGTGGACGACGTGGCCGTGGACTTCCGCGAGGTCACCTTCGTCCTTTGCCACATGGGAAATCCCTGGTTCGTCGATGCCATGGAAGTAGTCTACAAGAACGAGAACGTGCTGGGCGACATCTCGGGCCTTACCCTGGGCACCTTCGAGCCGCGGTACGAGCGGATGGTGACGGGAAAGATCGACGAAGCCCTGGCCTTCATCAACAATCCATCGAAGCTGATGTTCGGCACCGATTGGCCCATCTCCGACATGGGCAGCTACCTGGCGTTCGCCGCCAAGCTCGAGACCACGGACGACGAGCGCGAGGGAATGATGTGGCGCAACGCCGCGCGCGTCTTCCGCATCCCGGTCCAGGAGCAGGCCGATGGATGA